From the Clarias gariepinus isolate MV-2021 ecotype Netherlands chromosome 3, CGAR_prim_01v2, whole genome shotgun sequence genome, one window contains:
- the LOC128518542 gene encoding beta-1,3-galactosyltransferase 5-like, with translation MCVAKKQKGTQRRIWLRYGVWCIVVLLVLGTFCIHRFFRTHLQVQNNFFLHSAPEIANNLDLESFYVAYPHEYHFILDQPELCKQHNPYIVIIVPVAPHDVEARNAIRSTWANESLVQEGDVLVLFLLGFPSGSDTETQQARIHQENLQHRDLIQSDFIDSYRNLTIKTMVMLEWLRDRCPQAFYAAKVDADMLLNVGALMEMLLKSSQYHSNYITGLVWYGNVVIRDPFSKFYVPSDVYPNDVYPPYPLGMCYIISMDLPAKILDVSRKVRPIFIEDAYIGLCLEQLHITPTNPPNVAQFVVKPPPEYDRCYYSDLIAVTTNNPAQLISYWVDLHKPGPACEEPHNTHFS, from the exons ATGTG TGTAGCAAAGAAGCAGAAAGGAACGCAGAGGCGCATTTGGCTCCGGTATGGCGTTTGGTGCATTGTTGTTCTGTTGGTACTCGGGACCTTTTGCATTCACCGGTTCTTCAGGACTCATCTCCAGGTACAGAACAACTTCTTTCTGCACTCAGCTCCAGAGATAGCAAACAACCTGGATCTGGAATCGTTCTACGTGGCTTATCCTCATGAGTATCACTTCATCCTGGACCAGCCGGAGTTGTGCAAGCAACACAACCCCTACATAGTGATCATCGTTCCGGTGGCACCTCATGACGTGGAAGCACGGAATGCCATAAGAAGCACATGGGCGAACGAAAGCTTGGTCCAGGAGGGAGATGTTCTGGTTCTGTTCCTACTAGGATTCCCAAGTGGGAGCGACACTGAAACGCAACAGGCCCGTATACATCAGGAGAACCTGCAGCACCGAGATCTGATTCAGAGCGACTTCATCGATTCCTACAGGAATCTGACGATTAAAACTATGGTGATGCTGGAATGGCTGAGAGATCGCTGCCCCCAGGCATTTTATGCGGCGAAAGTGGACGCTGACATGTTGCTAAATGTTGGCGCACTGATGGAAATGCTACTAAAGTCCTCTCAATATCATAGCAACTACATCACCGGGCTGGTGTGGTACGGGAATGTAGTAATCAGAGATCCATTCAGCAAGTTTTACGTCCCTTCAGATGTGTATCCCAATGACGTGTATCCACCGTACCCTTTGGGAATGTGCTACATCATTTCCATGGACCTTCCGGCTAAGATTCTGGACGTGTCGAGAAAAGTTAGACCCATCTTCATCGAGGACGCGTATATCGGCTTGTGCCTCGAACAACTCCATATCACTCCCACAAACCCTCCGAACGTCGCGCAGTTCGTGGTCAAGCCACCTCCAGAGTATGACCGCTGCTATTATTCTGACCTCATTGCCGTGACAACGAACAATCCGGCTCAGCTTATCTCCTACTGGGTTGACCTTCACAAACCTGGCCCGGCATGCGAGGAGCCACATAATACTCATTTCAGTTAA